The Chitinophaga sp. H8 region TCCACGACTTGACCACAGGTATCCATAGCTGATCCATTTCCTCCAGCAGCAGATCCAGTGTCTTGATCGCTCTTTTCAGCACGGAGGTAAAGGCAATATCAAAAGTGTACCCTTCCGATTTCAATATTTTACCGGCTTGCTTAGCTTCTGCTATCCCCTTTTCAGAAAGGTCTACATCTGTCCAGCCGGTAAATCGGTTCTCCTTATTCCAGGTACTCTCCCCATGTCTTATTAAAACCAGTTTGATCATGGTTATCGTTTTGGGTAGCTGCCCTCCTTTAAACTGGCTGCATGGATAGCTAAAGGAGGGCAGCACAGATTATTTCAATATTTTTTTCAGTGCCTCCTGTGCAATGGGATGATAGTTTTGGTGGTATTTCGCATAAAGTGCTTTGGCCATTTCCTGGTTAGCAGGTGTTTTCATCATCTCGCCGTACAGCGGCTGTAAAAACTTGCCTCTGCCCACATAGCGCAAGAATTGTTCCATCGCAGGATATGCGGCCTTATAATTGGCGGCAATTGCCATTACAAACCATTGGTCGGCTATCTCACTGTTGCCTGTTTTGGTAAAGTGGAATGCACCGTCCAGTTGCTGCATCTGCTCTAAAGATAAGGGCTGCGGCATTTTGCGTAAAAAATGCAGCCACTCCTGGGTACTCCAGTTTTGTGTAGCCAGCTGAGCAGGAGGGGTGGCCTTCAGGAACTGTGCCCGGGCTTCATCTACTTTCTGGAAACGCTCCTGGTCTACCCGCGGACAATTGGCCGGTATGCCAGGACCATATACCCAGGCCTGTATATCTATTTTATTAGACAGCGCGGTATCTCCCTTTATCAGATTGGCATCCAGATATTCCAGGAACTGGGCGGTATTCATGGTTTTGAAGGCATATGTATCGAAATAGGTCTTCAGAAAGCGGTCAAACTTTTCCCGGCCTACAACGGTTTCTATCAGTTTTAGGAAATGAGCGCCTTTCTCATAGGCAATGCTGGTAAAGCTGTCGTCCGCACTCCGGCCTTCCAGGTTTAATTTCAGCCAGGTATCCTTACTGTCTTTACCGATAGCAGCTACTTCTGCTACCAGATCCTGGTAGCCCAGTTCCCATAGCATGTCGGAATAACTTTTGCCCATCATAGCTTCCATAATGCGGCGCTCGAAATAATCAGTAAACCCTTCATTTAACCAGAAGTCGCTCCAGGTGGCATTGGTAACCAGGTTCCCACTCCAGCTATGTGCCAGCTCATGGGCAATAAGGCTGGTGAGCGACCGGTCGCCTGCTATTATCGTAGGAGTGCAGAAGGTAAGCCTTGGATTTTCCATCCCACCTATAGGGAAGCCCGGTGGTAATACCAGTACGTCATACCTGCCCCAGCGATAAGGGCCATACAGGTTTTCGGCAGTATGTACCATTTTGCCTACCTCTTCAAATTCATATCGTGCCTTGTCTATCATGGCAGGCTCTGCATATACCCCGGTACGTTCATCTATTTTACGGAAAGTAATATCTCCTACAGCCAATGCCATCAGATACGCCGGGATAGGCAGCTCCATTTTAAAATGGTAGATACTGCTATCATTTACTGCCTGTGGGTTTTCAGCACTCATCAGTGCCAACAGTCCTTTAGGGGCAGTTACACGCGCATTATAGGTGTAGCGGATACCAGGCCCATCACCACAGGGAATCCACGTGCGCGCATAAACGGATTCAGATTGTGTATACAGGAAAGGATGTTTTTTGCCCAGTGTTTGCTGTGGTTGCAGCCATTGTAGCGCCGTAGCATTTTTCCCGGTTTTATACCAGATCGTTACCGTCTTACTGTTAGCCGATACCGGAATATTCAACCGGCTGCCCAGGTAAGTAACAGGGGCATCCAGGGTATGCGGTACCAGCTTGCCATCTACGGTGGTGCTGTCAATGCTCAGCTCGTAGGTGTCCAGTTGTAATACAGGTAACTGGTGAGGGTTGTCTATGGCCCAGGTAGCATGACCACTGATCTGTTGCTGTTCCATATTTACCTGTATGTCCAGGTCAAGATGTTTTAATAGGATACTGTCCGCATTGGATTGGGTGTGCGTATCTTTTACAGTCGTATCTGTGGTGGCAGACGCCTTCTTTTCAGCCGTTGGATTGTTGCAGGCCATCATGGCCAGGACAGATAGTCCGGTTAGCAGGTTGTATTTCACTTGAAAGAGTTTACTTGTTTAATGGTTTAGATATCATGTACAGGCCGTTCAATATAACCATTTTTTATAAAATGAGCCAATGGTTGTGATAACCGGCACTGGCTTTTATAGTTTTTATTTATTAAATTGCTGTACTGTATTTAGCACTAACTTATTATTGCAACCATCATGTTACCCGTATGTCGCACACAATAACCCAGCATTTATTTTTCTGCGCATATGTCATAGTGAAAGTTTTAAATATCAAATAGCGGAAGAGCCTATGTCTTATGTACCAGATCAACCAATCAGTATCCTGATAGTGGACGATGAAAAAGAAGCTTGCAAAAATCTCAGGAACCTGATCACAGACTATGTCACCATTCCGGTGCAGATAGCCGGTATAGCCCATACTACTGCCGAAGCAGCCACACTGATCGCTGCCGAAAGTCCGGATGCTGTTTTCCTGGATATTAATATGCCGGGAGATAATGTTTTTGAATTCCTGGAACAGTTGTCACCGCTTACTTTTGAGATAGTGTTTGTAACAGCCTATGATGAATATGCTGTAAAAGCTTTCAGGTTAAATGCAGTAGACTATCTGTTAAAGCCAATAGATATCCGGGAGCTGATAAATGCAGTGCAGAAACTGGCAGAAAAGCTACACTTTAAAAAAGGGGCTATATCCGGAATGATCCCACCGCCCACCTTTTTAGCACCTGGCCGTAACGGGAAAATTCAGCAGATCACCCTGAAGGATAATAATTGTATCGAAGTAGTAGATCTCAAAAATGTAATATATATAGCTGCCAATGGAAGCTATTCAAATGTTTTCTTTATCAGGGGAGACCAGGTCAAAGAAGTGATCATGAGTTATTCTATTGCAGATTACGAAGAGTTGTTGCCCCCTTCCTTATTTTACCGGATACATAAATCGTACCTGGTTAATTGTATGCATGTAAAACAGATTATCAGGAAAGATAACCTGGCAGTGAATATCCATGATAAGTTCCAGCTGCCCATTGGACGCAGGCGATATACCGGATTGATGACATTCCTGCAGCATAATAATTTCCAGGATGTATAGACATTTATTGGTCATAATAATACTTGTGGGTTTGTTAAGCTGCTTTAACCCCTGTTACAGCCAGCCTTTTCCAATGATTCATTATACTACGGAAAATGGACTACCTAGTAATACCGTATATGATGTATATAAGGATAGCAAAGGATTCTTATGGTTTGGTACAGACAAAGGCATTACCCGCTATAATGGTATCCGGTTTGAAACCTTCACTACTTTTGATGGGCTGCCGGATAATGAAGTGTTTTGCATCCGGGAAGACAACCAACATCGCCTGTGGCTGTTAACTTTCACCGGAGGGGTATGCTACTATGATAAAGGTGTTTTTCATACGGCCCAACAATCTTCTTTGCTGCAATGGCCGTTTCCACATGTTGGTATTGCACAGCTTACACTGGAATCCGATAGCAGTATTACCGTCAATTTTGATAAGGAAGGTTTTTTTGTAAATATCTATGGAGAAAAATTTACCACCCATTCCTTGAATGAAATGAAGGAAAAGGCAGGAATTCCTTCCTTGGTATATCTCCGGAAAATGTCGGGCAGTACCTATGAACTGTGTGGGGATGACAAAAAGGTATGGATAGATACTACTTATCAGGTTCTGAGAACAATAACCGCGCCTTTCACCTCACCCTATTATTACTTTACAGGGCGACAAAGTGGATATGTTGCCACCGCAAATGGGGTATATACCCTGGACGGAACATTATTACAGGCAGCAGGGCAGCACCAGTATAAAAAGAGTAGCATCAAACATTTTTACCAGGATCAGAAAAATACTTTGATAGGAACACATGATCACGGTCTGGTCATCAACGATAATACCAACATACTTACAACTGCTAAAATAACCGGCATTGCTCAGGATCATGGAGAACATTACTGGATCAGCACCTTGCAGGATGGCGTTTGGTTGTTCAGCCAGGACTTTACAATGGAAAAGGCTTACAGGAATCTGTATGAAGGTACCATAAGGTATGCTTTTGTACATAAAGAGATATTATACTATACCCCCACAGATAATAACCTGTACCGGCTGGAGCAAGGTAAATCATCCTGTATATTTAATTACTCCAAACACCAGGAACAACCAGTGGCCAATTTTGATGAACCTGGATACCTGGCGGATGACCAGGGAGCGTATCACACTTTATATGGAAAAGATCATTATGAAATAGATGCATGGAATAGTACGTGGCCTGTGCCAAAACATACCAGCATTTTTTCAAATGATGCACAGGATACGCTTAAAAATATCAGGAATGAAGGCACGGGGATAAAATATATTTTTAGTACTCCTTCTTATATCTACCTCTTACAAGGAGGCTACCGGATTGTAAGGATTGATTCCAAAAGAACAATACGGACCGGTGCTACCTGGTTTGAAGATACAGGCCTGAATAGCAGCAGGCAGCGGATCTATGCGATGGCTAAAGATAAGGACCAGGCTATTTGGTATAATACGATAGACAGTATGTTTAAAGTGGTAAATCAAAAGCCTGTTTACCAGCCGGCATTCAAAAACAGGGCATTTAAGTATTTTACTTTTATCGATTCCAGCCTGATCGGATTTACGCATAAAAATGAGCTGATTATCTGCAGTAACCTGAACGGAAAGATGAAAGCAGATACTATTACGGATCGCAGCTGCATCTGGAATCGTATGTACACACTGGATAACAGGCATATACTGATCAGCACCAATAACCGTTATCGTATACTTACCTTATCAGCTGCCAGGGATACTTTGATCAGCCAGCTGAGAATAGTAGAAGACCTTTTTGTACCACTACAGGCAGAATATATCGTTTCGGATACTACCAACTGTTATTTTTTTAAGGCCGGAACAATAACCAGCTTTACCATCAATCAACTGCTGAAAACACCGGAAGCACCTGCAGCTGTACTTAAATACTTAAATGCCGGTAAGGTAGCCTATGATGGAGCAACCGGAAAGATGGAAGTGCCTTATACAGCAAGACGGTACCTCAGGATAGGGGTCACCGCTTTGTCGTTCAACAGCCGACGGGTGATCTACGAATACAGCATGTCTAAAGGATATGCCGAGGACAACTGGTTGCCACTGAAACAGGAAGATATGTTGTTGCCTGTACCGGGTTATGGCGATTATACCTTGAAAGTAAGATGCAGGAGTGCTTCCAGCAAATATAGCCAACCGTTGGTAGTGCGACTTACCATAGGAGAGCCTTTCTGGATGGCATGGTGGTTTATGTTACTTGCAGGAGGTTTGGTTATTTCATTGTTATGGAATATTGCAAGATACCGGATGGGATATGTCATGCGAAAAAGAGAACGGGCACATGCCGCAGAAATAAAGTTTTTAAAATCAGAATACAAAGCGCTGAACGCATTGATGAATCCCCACTTTATTTTCAATAGCCTCAATAACATCCAGGGCCTGATCAATGAGGATGATAAACGTTCTGCTAACGAATATTTACGCGTGTTTTCCAACCTGATCCGGCAGAATATGCACAATATCTCAAAAGAACTTATTCCACTGCAAAAAGAAATAGACCTGGTCGTAAACTATCTCAAATTTGAAAAATTGAGATTCAGTGATTGTCTGAACTATACCATTGATATTGACGATGATGTTGATCTGGACAATATATACATCCCCCCGCTGTTAATACAACCATTGCTGGAGAATAGTATCCAGCATGGGCTTTTACCCCGCAGATCAGCAGATAATATGCTAAGCCTGCGTATACATGAAAAAGGAGCTATGCTTTATATCATTGTAACAGACAATGGAATTGGTATACAGCAATCCCGGAAAAATGCACGTGCTGGCCATACATCATTTGCATTGGATAATATTGAAAAGCGCCTGCGGCAACTACGGCTGATGCATGGCAGTAACATTACCCTGCACTTAGAAGAGCTGACCGATAGTACAGGTGCTGCTACTGGTACTACCGCTACTATCAGTATTGACGTGGAATAGTTTGTGCCCCCCGCCTCCTTAAATTTTTTTTTTTCTACAGTACGGTATTGCGGACACCCCGCTTATAATTTTGTATGCATAAATCATTTGCGCAAATAAGGGGATGCCGAAAACCTGCAACAGAGTAGGCACTTAACAACTAATATTCATTCATTATGACAAAGTTATCTCTTGAGGAATTTGGTGCCATAGAATTGGACCAGCAGTCATTGGAGGAAACCAATGGTGGCATCCTGCCTGCATTAGTAGGTGCGTTGGCCGGTATTGCATTACTGGGCATGTACGAAGGTGGTAAAGCATTAGGTAAAATGCTGTACAACGAATTACACTAATCATACCACGGTTTTATTTTTTAACTCCTTACAACTTTATCAACATGGAAGCAACACTGAACATTGCAGGTTTTAACGAAATTACTATGGATGAACAAATGGCTATTGATGGTGGTATCAGCTGGAAAGCTGCCGCAATCATTGCTGTAGGTTGCGCATTTCCTGTAGTAGGTCTGGGCATTGCTGTAGGTTATCTTACAGAAGCTGCTAACCACTAATAGTAATAATATTTGATCTCACCTTTTATATTCATTCATTATGACAAAGTTATCTCTTGAAGAATTTGGTGCCATGGAAATGGACCAACAGTCCATGGAAGAAACCAATGGCGGTATATTACCCGCATTAGCAGGTGCTGCAGCTGGCATTGTACTGCTGGCCATGTACGAAGGTGGTAAAGCATTAGGTAAAATGCTGTACAACGAATTACACTAATCATCCACCCGTTTTTTATTTTTTACACTCCTTACAACTTTATTAACATGGAAGCAACATTAAATATTGCTGGTTTCAACGAAATCACACTGGACGAACAATTAGCTATCGACGGTGGTAAATTCAGCTGGAAAGCTGCTGCTATCATCGGTATAGGTATGGCATTTCCTGTTGTTGGACTGGGAATTGCTGTAGGCTATCTTACAGAAGCAGCTAATCACTAGGTTATAACATCTCCACTATGGCTGACTAAAAAGACTATCTCTGACAGGATATGTAATGCAGCTATCTCTCTGCGCCCACGCACTGATATAACTACATTAGGCTTTTTAGTCAGCCTTATGGATTTAAATAATATGGATATGAATAATAAAAAGAACATGACTAAAATGGAACTCGTTAGTTTTCTTGTCCCCCTGTCCTTCTTCGTGGCCTACATCACAGTGGACGTTTTGAAAGCAGTGATAAAATACATGAACAGGTAGCCCTGGTTCATGATATAGTAGTTGATAATTGTAGCTGCTGTGAAGCAGCAATACCCTCACTATGTACCATGAAATAAGATAGTTAACCCACCATTTCTTACCTGTACTCCTCTGAAAGCCGGCATTTTTTGCTGCAGATATTGCTTTGCCTACCGTTAATAAATAAAACGCTACCGTTCCTTGGTTTTTTTTGGGAATCTCTGCTCGTGAATTCTATATTAGCAGGGCTTGAGTAGCACACATTGCCACTAACTTTATTGTTAACGAAAAACCGAAAAATGATTGTTATGGTTAACCGATTCATCTATTCATTTTCACTGGAATAGGTATAGTATACCTGAAGTTATTAACCCGTAAAAAGAAATTTATTTACTGAATTCATTTTGCCATGGTTTGTTATACCCGCTGGAACAATATTTAAGGGAACGCCATTGTTTGTTACCCTTTTTTTGTATCCATGCGTACATATGTTAACCCATATGTTATACCCGGCGTGAATTCTCCATTTTTTATTCTTAAACAGTTTTTAGCATGAAAGAATTAATTCCTGCTGAAGCGGTGTCGTATGCGGCTATCACATACCATCGGAAGATAGCCGTGCGCAGTCAGGTTATCTACAGCGTTCTTTTGCTGGCTGTAATAGCAGCATTGGTCAGTTTGCCTTTTATTTATGTAGACATTGGCGTCAAAAGTAGCGGTATCCTGCAAAGTAATCTGGAGAAACATATTATCAGCGCGCCTGTTAGCGGGCGGGTGGTAAAGTATAATCTCCAGGAAAACAAAAAAGTAGCACCGGGAGAAATACTGCTGGCGGTTGCTTCTGCCGGTATCGAAGCACAACAGGGATTCCAGGAAGGTCGTATGAAAGAGCTGCAGATGTATCTCGCAGATGTAGATCGTTTACTGTCAAATGGGAATGCGCTCACTCCTCAATATGTAGCTGGCCAGCAACAATACCGTGCCCGCCTTACTGAGGCAGATAACAGGCTGCAGAAAGCGCAGATCGATTTTAAACGTAATGAAACTCTATGGAAAGAAAAGGTGATTGCACCTGCGGAATTTGAAAAGATTGCGCTGGAATATAAGCAGGCACAAGCGGCTTATGAACTGGTACAAAGAGAACAGGTGACAGGATGGCAGGCGGATGCCCGTAAATACCGGGAAGAAATGAAAGACCTGGAAAGCAAGCAAACACAACTGGCACAGGACCGCCAGAGTTATACGATAGCTGCACCCGTAAAAGGCGCATTGCAGGAAGTAGTCCCCCTGCCCCCTGGCAGCTTTGTGTTTGCGAATCAAAAACTGGGCACTATTACGCCAGACACCGGATTGATTGCTTTACTCCACATTTCCCCCCGGGATATAGGCCTGATAAAAGTAAACCAACGGGTGAAAATGCAGATTGATGCTTTTAACTACAATGAATGGGGAACTGTTACCGGCCGGATAAATGAAATTGCAGCAGATGTTACCGTACCGGAAAATGGACAAAGCCCTTACTTCAAAGTAAAATGCCAGCTGGACAAAAATAACCTGCAACTGAAAAACGGTTATAAGGGAAGCCTCTCAAAAGGTATGACCCTGAGAGCAAACATGATCGTAACCAGGAGAAACCTTTATCAGCTATTGTATGATAAGGTGGATGACTGGCTGAATCCTCAACGTAGCACTATTTAATTTGTAAGGTATGAGTATAAAGGTAAAGCAGAGAGATATGATGGATTGTGGTGCCGCCTGCCTGGCGTCTGTTGCAGCGCACTACAAATTACAACTGCCCGTAGCCAGAATCCGGCAGTTTGCACAAACAGATACCAAGGGTACGAATGTGCTGGGTATGCTGGAAGCTGCAAAGAAATTAGGCTTTGAGGCGAAAGGGGTAAAAGGACAGGTAGACAGTCTGCCCAAAATACCATTGCCGGCCATTGCGCATGTTATCGTAAAAGAAGTATTACATCACTTTGTAGTGATCTATAAAATCACCCCAAAGGAAGTGACCGTCATGGATCCGGGTGATGGGAAAATGCATAAGTACAAGCTGGAAGAATTTGCCAAAATGTGGACAGGGGTACTGGTATTGCTGCTACCATCAGCGGATTTTAATACCGGTAATGAAAGCGTATCACTGGGCAAACGGTTTATGGGATTGTTAAAACCGCATAAGGCGGTGCTCACACAGGTACTGGTAGGAGCAGTGGTATATACGATATTGGGATTGTCTACCGCTATCTACATGCAGAAAATAACGGATAATGTGCTTGCGGAAGGAAACACTAATCTGATGAATGTATTGAGCGTGGGTATGATCCTGATACTGGCCCTGCAAATCCTTATGGGAGTGCTGAGATCCGTATTTACAGTAAAAACCGGACAACAGATAGACCTGGCCCTGATCCTGGGATATTATAAGCACCTGCTACGATTGCCACAGCAGTTTTTTGACAGTATGCGCACCGGCGAAATTATTTCACGTATTAATGATGCCGTGAAAATACGTACGTTCATCAATGATATTGCTATTAACCTGGCAGTAAATATCATGATCGTTGTATTTTCCTTTGTATTGATGTTTACCTACTATTGGAAACTGGCGTTGTTCATGCTCTCGGTTATCCCGTTATACCTGTTGGTATATGTGATCACCAACAAACTGAATGTTAGTATTCAGCGAAAAATGATGGAAGATGCAGCAGACCTGGAATCACAGCTGGTAGAGTCTGTAAATGCAGCAGGTACGATCAAACGCTTTGGGCTGGAAGAGTTCTCCGACCTGAAAACGGAAACACGTTTTGTGAAACTGCTGGACAGCATCTATCATTCTTCTATGAATAGCCTGTTTGCAAGCAATAGTACGGAACTTATTTCCCGATTGTTTTCTATTATCCTGCTATGGGCAGGTACAGGTTATGTACTCGGTAATCAATTAACGCCGGGGGAACTGCTGTCATTCTACGCTTTGATCGGTTATTTTACCGGTCCGGTAGCTTCTCTGATCAGCAGTAACCGCGCCTTCCAGGAAGCGCGTATTGCAGCCGACCGTTTGTTTGAGATTATGGACCTGCAACAGGAAGAAACCGGCCGGAAAATTAAATTAACCAGGGACATGATCGGTGATGTACGCTTTGAAAAAGTATCATTCAGATATGGTAGCCGCGTGAAGGTCTTCAACTCCCTGGACCTGCTGGTAAGAAAGGGCGAAGTAACAGCAGTAGTGGGAGAGAGCGGTTCCGGAAAGTCTACCCTTGTAAGCCTGCTGCAGTATATATATCCTATACAGGACGGACACATTTACATCGGTGATTTTGATATCCGCTATCTGGAAAATCAATCGCTGCGCCAGCTGGTGAGTGTAGTGCCTCAAAAGATAGATCTCTTTGCAGGAAATGTAGCTGAAAACATTGCGATAGGAGAACTGGAGCCGGATTATAACCGTATCGTACAAATATGCCAGCAACTGGGGATCATTCCCTTTATTGAATCACTGCCTAATGGTTTTGATACTTACATAGGTGAGAACGGTGCTTCCCTCAGTGGTGGACAAAAACAGCGTATTGCGATTGCCAGGGCACTCTATCGTGACCCGGAAATACTGATCCTGGATGAGGCTACTTCTTCCCTGGATACTGCCTCTGAACAGTTTGTGCAGCAAGCCATCCAGTATATGCGCAACAGAGGAAAAACAATTATCATCATTGCACACCGGCTGTCTACCGTGATGCATGCAGATCAGATCGCCGTGCTGGATAAAGGAGTGCTGGTAGAACAGGGATCACATATGAATCTGCTGGAACAACAGGGCCGGTATTATTATCTCTGGCAGCATCACCTGCCCCAAAAACAGGAAGTAGCTGCTGCATTGTATTGAGTAACCCATTCTTTCACTGAATCCTGAGTGTTATGCAGGAAAAAGTCTCCGATCATGAATGTATTTGAAACCATTGAAAAGATTAACCGTTTACATACACTGATACGCCGTAAACAAACTGGCAATAGCCGACAGCTGGCAGGCCGGCTCTCCCTGAGCAGAACTGTATTATTTGAATTGATGCGGGAACTCCGCGATATGGGAGCACCTATTGTCTATTGCCGGGTAAGGCAATGCTATTATTACGAGAAAGAATTTAATCTGTGCATACAGATTATCATGAAAGAAACAGAAGAGTAAAAAAGAAACTGAAAAAATATGCACCGTACGGAATAGCGAACACCTACCAGCTTATTTTTACAAAACAACTTTTACATCATTAAAAAATCACCAACATGCAAACATTAAATAATGCACAGGAAATGAACCTGCAACCCCTGAATGAAATAGAATTGCTGGAAATCGAAGGTGGCGTAATGCCGGATAAAGATGGCAGAGGATGTACTGAACATGGATTGCCAATATTGTTTCAACCGCCTTTCACCTTCCCAACAGGTTTTTAATTATACCGTTTATTGTTTTACCCTTAAATATTATTTGCAATGAAAACATTAACAGATCTGCAGCAATTAAATCTGCAACCTATGAGCGAAACAGAATTACAACATACCGATGGCGGTGGACTGCTGTGGGAAGTTGGAAAAAGACTGCTTAAAGAAGCAATTCGTGAAATTGGTGAACATCTGTCACCAAGACCGATTGTGTAATATCGCAATGAAGAGAATCCTCCCTTCGTATACAAAGGGATAGGTTGAAAACGGGCCAGCTCGGATAAGAGCTGGCCCGTTTATTATATAAATATCAGGGTGTTAAGATGATAGAGGTGCTTATGCCGTTCCTCAAATACAGTGCTTGTTTGCATATATAAACTGCTTTTATTTATATTTACGGTTAAACATTGGGTGTTTGAAGCAGTTGCCGGATATAGCTTTGTTGGAACTAATACAGGTGGCAGATGACAGGGCCGCTTTTGATGAGTTATACCGCCGTTATTGGCGCAAGCTATATATGGCTGCCTACGCAAAACTGCAAAATGATGCAGATGCCAAAGATTGTTTGCAGGACGTATTTGTTGCTTTGTGGCATAAGCGAAAGGAAATCAATATCCATAGCAGTGCCGAGGCATATTTATATGTGGCCCTCAAATACCGCGTATTAAACCTGATCAGAAGCCGTAATAACTATGGACGGCACCTGGACCTTTTCGCTGCCATTCCTCCCGGCGCTATGCAGGCGGCAGACGATCGGTTGGCACTCCAGGAAATACAACAGCTGATACGGGTTGCTATTGCCGAGATGCCCGAAAAAATGAGGGAAATATATCTGTTAAGCCGTCAGCAGGAACTGGGTATTGCAGATATGGCAAAACAACTTGGCCTTTCCGCTCAAACGATAAAGAACCAGATCAGTAACGCTTTGCGCCGGATTAAGGCCAAACTTTCCGGACAAGTCTGAGGCTACTCAAAATTTTTTTCTTTTCTTATGGTACCTCCCCCTTTTACAGGTGTCTTTAATAATGTAAACGGTTAAAGCGTGGATGCGAAAGATAACATAGTGCAGATCCTTCAGAAGCTGGAAACCGGAACCTGTACTCCACAAGAACTGGAACGGTTGCATGCCTGGTTTGATGCCGGCGGCGAACCGTCCACACTGGTATCCGGTGATGCTACCCTGCAATTGCAGGAAGAGATACTGCATGCCATACATCAACAAATGGAGCCAGGAGCAACCCTGGAGGAACCATTACCTAAGGTAGTGGCTATAAAAAAATGGTGGTGGGCAGCTGCGGCAGTACTGGTTGGGGGATTGTTGATGGGTGCGTACTTCTACCTTAACAACTGGAAGCAGGAAGGACATATGATCATCGTGGAAGTGGCGGCAGGTGAACAACAGGAGATCTTATTACCGGATAGTACAAAGGTATGGCTCAATGCAGGGGCCAGATTGGAATACCCGGAAAAGTTTGGGGACAGCCGTAAGGTAAGCCTCAGCGGACAAGGGTTTTTTGAAGTAAAACAGGATGCCAGCAAGCCGTTTGAAGTGAAAACCATGGAGCTGAACGTATTGGTGCTGGGCACTTCGTTCGATATCAAGGCTTATCCTACACTGGATGAAGCGCAGGTAACTGTAAAAACGGGAGCAGTAAAAGTGCTGCATCAGCAGGAAGGGCTGGATGTACTGAATGCTGGTGATCAGCTGATATTCAGCAGGGCAGCGCAACAATTCATGAAAACCAAAGTAGACGACCAACAGATAAATGAATGGGCTAGCGGCATGATCAGCCTGTCGCAGGCAGGATTTGCCGAACTGGCGCTAACGCTGGAAAACCAATATGGTGTAAGAATACGCTATAATCCGGCAGAAATGAAAAAGGATGAATATACCCTGCGCTGTAGTAAAC contains the following coding sequences:
- a CDS encoding M1 family metallopeptidase, encoding MKYNLLTGLSVLAMMACNNPTAEKKASATTDTTVKDTHTQSNADSILLKHLDLDIQVNMEQQQISGHATWAIDNPHQLPVLQLDTYELSIDSTTVDGKLVPHTLDAPVTYLGSRLNIPVSANSKTVTIWYKTGKNATALQWLQPQQTLGKKHPFLYTQSESVYARTWIPCGDGPGIRYTYNARVTAPKGLLALMSAENPQAVNDSSIYHFKMELPIPAYLMALAVGDITFRKIDERTGVYAEPAMIDKARYEFEEVGKMVHTAENLYGPYRWGRYDVLVLPPGFPIGGMENPRLTFCTPTIIAGDRSLTSLIAHELAHSWSGNLVTNATWSDFWLNEGFTDYFERRIMEAMMGKSYSDMLWELGYQDLVAEVAAIGKDSKDTWLKLNLEGRSADDSFTSIAYEKGAHFLKLIETVVGREKFDRFLKTYFDTYAFKTMNTAQFLEYLDANLIKGDTALSNKIDIQAWVYGPGIPANCPRVDQERFQKVDEARAQFLKATPPAQLATQNWSTQEWLHFLRKMPQPLSLEQMQQLDGAFHFTKTGNSEIADQWFVMAIAANYKAAYPAMEQFLRYVGRGKFLQPLYGEMMKTPANQEMAKALYAKYHQNYHPIAQEALKKILK
- a CDS encoding LytR/AlgR family response regulator transcription factor, with the protein product MSYVPDQPISILIVDDEKEACKNLRNLITDYVTIPVQIAGIAHTTAEAATLIAAESPDAVFLDINMPGDNVFEFLEQLSPLTFEIVFVTAYDEYAVKAFRLNAVDYLLKPIDIRELINAVQKLAEKLHFKKGAISGMIPPPTFLAPGRNGKIQQITLKDNNCIEVVDLKNVIYIAANGSYSNVFFIRGDQVKEVIMSYSIADYEELLPPSLFYRIHKSYLVNCMHVKQIIRKDNLAVNIHDKFQLPIGRRRYTGLMTFLQHNNFQDV
- a CDS encoding sensor histidine kinase, yielding MIHYTTENGLPSNTVYDVYKDSKGFLWFGTDKGITRYNGIRFETFTTFDGLPDNEVFCIREDNQHRLWLLTFTGGVCYYDKGVFHTAQQSSLLQWPFPHVGIAQLTLESDSSITVNFDKEGFFVNIYGEKFTTHSLNEMKEKAGIPSLVYLRKMSGSTYELCGDDKKVWIDTTYQVLRTITAPFTSPYYYFTGRQSGYVATANGVYTLDGTLLQAAGQHQYKKSSIKHFYQDQKNTLIGTHDHGLVINDNTNILTTAKITGIAQDHGEHYWISTLQDGVWLFSQDFTMEKAYRNLYEGTIRYAFVHKEILYYTPTDNNLYRLEQGKSSCIFNYSKHQEQPVANFDEPGYLADDQGAYHTLYGKDHYEIDAWNSTWPVPKHTSIFSNDAQDTLKNIRNEGTGIKYIFSTPSYIYLLQGGYRIVRIDSKRTIRTGATWFEDTGLNSSRQRIYAMAKDKDQAIWYNTIDSMFKVVNQKPVYQPAFKNRAFKYFTFIDSSLIGFTHKNELIICSNLNGKMKADTITDRSCIWNRMYTLDNRHILISTNNRYRILTLSAARDTLISQLRIVEDLFVPLQAEYIVSDTTNCYFFKAGTITSFTINQLLKTPEAPAAVLKYLNAGKVAYDGATGKMEVPYTARRYLRIGVTALSFNSRRVIYEYSMSKGYAEDNWLPLKQEDMLLPVPGYGDYTLKVRCRSASSKYSQPLVVRLTIGEPFWMAWWFMLLAGGLVISLLWNIARYRMGYVMRKRERAHAAEIKFLKSEYKALNALMNPHFIFNSLNNIQGLINEDDKRSANEYLRVFSNLIRQNMHNISKELIPLQKEIDLVVNYLKFEKLRFSDCLNYTIDIDDDVDLDNIYIPPLLIQPLLENSIQHGLLPRRSADNMLSLRIHEKGAMLYIIVTDNGIGIQQSRKNARAGHTSFALDNIEKRLRQLRLMHGSNITLHLEELTDSTGAATGTTATISIDVE
- a CDS encoding class IIb bacteriocin, lactobin A/cerein 7B family → MTKLSLEEFGAIELDQQSLEETNGGILPALVGALAGIALLGMYEGGKALGKMLYNELH
- a CDS encoding class IIb bacteriocin, lactobin A/cerein 7B family, which gives rise to MTKLSLEEFGAMEMDQQSMEETNGGILPALAGAAAGIVLLAMYEGGKALGKMLYNELH